GTTTGTTGTCGCTCAGGAACTCTAGGCtgcttacatatatatatatatatatatatatatatatatatatatatatatatatatatatatatatatatatatatatatatatatatatatatatatatatatatatatatatatatatatatatatatatatatatatatatatatatatatatatatatatataaaaacaaaataatcatagcagtgattttttttttaatgacgcACGATGGTATAACGTAAGGGAACAAAAAAAGAGACGAATGAccgcaaaatatacataaatacttCTTATGTTACACGTAAACTTATTGTGTTGGGTGGACACCGACAGTTTCATTTTTAAATGTGTTCTCATGAGCAGTAAGAAAGTTGAAAAGCCAATTTACATTCGGTCGTTAATTCATTCACCTCTGCCGACTATAAAAGCCGTTGCCTGAGCTGGTCTGAGTCAGCTGGGCACCCAAACCGACACCCTCCAGGCAACCTTgatgttagtttgtttgtttgtgttcttcatgtgtgtgtgtatgtgtgtgtgtgtgtgtgtgtgtgtgtgtgtgtgtgtgtgttcttgcgtgGCAGATAGTCCACTTGAGTCACAACAAAGCAGCACTGTGTGGTGATACCTAGAGTAGCTGACAGTGACACACCtcgttcatatatattttttttttttttttacttacactCAGCGGACAAACACAGACTTCAATAAAACGTCATATTGATTTGAGTGATCTGCTGGAAATGTTAGCGTTGATAGTATTGTCAGAAATGTTAAAGCGTATCACAAAACTAGattgtgtagttttttttttccgagATGCCGAGCGAACAAAGATCtcttgatatttattttttatttttaggatTAACCAAAGTCTCATTGACCTTGGCTCAGTTGCGTACACATACTTGAGGTGGCGGTTGGTTTGCACCTGACACGCGACGCACCGCACACCTGGTGATCCGAGTGATGCCAGAGACggaaaacgataaaaataaaacaagccGGTACATCCTCCTCCCAACTCTGGCCGCGGCGAGGGTCATTGTCCTCAAGATACCCGATGCCCAAGTTATTTTTCATTGCTGTGGGCGGTCGATTGAGTTTCAAGTCCGAGGATAAAAATGAAGGCGGCTGCGGTAAAAACTGCGTAGTAACGAGATCAGGTGGCGAAGGGAACCGCGACGGTGCTGCAACATCCGGAGGAGcggcggatagatagatagatagatagatagatagatttacactGAAACTATCTTATCCTTTTAACCATCGTTCAAtttaaaatacaaaaaagaatctTAAAGAAACAAGATAGTTGTGAGTATCATTCCCGCTAATGAATGGTTCGTGATGCCGCGCGGCAGACGCAAGACGGATCACTGAGAGGATCAGGGAAGGCCGCGGCCAGGCGGAGCTCTTTAGTCTGTCCCGCCGCAAAGCTTGAACTCCAGGCTGTCAAAACTAATGGACACAACTGGATTGCCCCAGCGATTTAGATTGTCATCGGTATCATGTTTGCACTTAGTGATCATTAATCCTACACACCAAAAAATTTGGCTCAGTTATACGAGGTTCATTAGTGTGAATGTCAAGACTAATATTTCCGGATCATCGGTGCATCCTCAACAGTCTGTACTAAGCCAACTGCCGAGGTGTGTGGGATTGGCTTGCTTGTCCTAGTATTCAGAAATTTTGTCACATTTGTTTCTGAGATGTTAAAAAACAGATAGGATGACAATAAGATAAACTGATTAACATTGTCTAAGCGAGGTCACCAACAAAATTTAATATTCAAACTAAAAAGTTACACAAATGTCCGACTGTACAATGACTTCTGTTTGGCAACCCAACGATATTTCTTTTTACTCGGTCGTGTTGCCAATTGGTCGTCCAATTAGTTTTATGACTCAACTtgctgagctttttttttttttttaatggaagcACTTCATATCAATAGATGTATGGATCTTGATTAAGAAGTAAACTTGAAATACAAGAATGTAAAGCTATTCACATCAGACGCATTGAGATCATGAGTAACAAGAGTGTATGCAAACCGCTAACACTGACTCAAGAGGAAGATAGCACCAAGTGGGCCGCCGGGCAAGAATCTTTTCCGGGTCATTCCGCCTCGACTCCGCCCACTGCACGGCCGCGTCCCGCAAGTTTATCGCCTCCATTACCCGCCTTCTCCCCGGCACCAGGATTTGTGGCGACAGCCAGTGCCTCAACCTCTTTTAACAGACTTAATTTACTTGCATCAAAGGCATGCAAACCAAGtgccgagaaaaagaaaaaaataccacatTCTCCTCCTAAATTTATAagcttgaaaaaataaaaaagagaacaagataaATGTGGTTTCTTTATTGGTTTGTGGTTCAAGTTCATACTATTAAATTTGCTGCTATACACTGTGTTTTGCCCAAGTTGTTTTAAATGCACAAGCCTTCAGAGCAGTTGGTTGTTTCCTTGATAAAATAACATGGTATCCTTGGTCTCACCCAATTTGGAACCTGTTTgaccacttttttttatatattaagaAGAATCAGACCCGCAACCGCAAACCCCTTCTCCAAGTCTTCTTTTTTGACCCAGAAAGGCTgccggaggaggagcaggaaacagTTCCCTAGCCGCCCCCCACCGAGCGGTGCCGCCAAAATGGTTACATGAGACTGACCTAACCGGAGGAGTCTGTGGGTGTTGTGTCTACGTGTGACTCACATCCTGCACCTCGAAGGGCGCTACTTTGTGGAAGACGTACGCTAGTTTGGTAAATGAAATTGTTTGGCAAAATATTTAAATCGTCTCTGAAATCAGTTTCACGTAAATCGCGGTTTTTCCTTTACAATGCACAATGATTTGTACTGTTTCAGGAAATATTGTGACAGTTTAGAAAAACTGTGCTCATAGTTGCGCAATGTAAAATTAGTTACAACTACGAAGCTCGTACTAATTTGCCTTTTCATATTATTTATAGTCAGTTTCAGGTGTGTTCTCAGGTTCCAGCGATCTAGACCGCTTCTGATGATGTTGAGACGTTAATTTTACTTGTTCGAGTGAGGTAAAGATAATGGTATTCCTTATCCTCACCGTAGCGTGTGTTAGCAGTGCCGCCCATCCTCCGTTAGGGCGACTTCTCGGCGGCATCCCTTGCACAGACATGCACTCGCGCAccctcacctgcccctccctATTTCCTTACCTCCGTTACCACCACGTGCAGACGTCCGTAGCCCTGTAACTGTGTCCAAACACCAGCCCTCACATCTCTTCCAGCCCATAGACACGACTCTAAacagcacactcacacacacacacacacacacacacacacacacacacacacacacacacacacacacacacacacacacacacacatgatctgaAGGTCTTTGACACAGCCTTGCCTCGCCTTATCGGAGCGCTCGTACAGTGACCGGAATTTCTTCCTCCCCATGCAGGTGTCAGATTGCTACACCTTCGTGCTTATGTTGAACCTGTACACGCCCCTGTTGCACCCGGACTCTCACTTGGGTTGTCCGAGTCTCGAGCAACATGAGTTGGGTTGACAATGATATATAAACCAACATCACCTCGAGACCAGTGAACATTTCGGAGGCTGTGTTTTCTATACCAATGTCAGTAATAAACACTTTTATTCTTGAGTGCATTTCAGtaactttatcctcttccttttttaatatCTTTCTGTAATAAGTATTGAGCTGAGGAAAGAATCACTCCCAGTTAAGAGAATACAAGTCATCCCTGACAATGTGTGGTCTCCCAATAGGAAGAAGATTGCTTTGCTTGCGGAGCGCTTTCAACAGCATGCTAATACACCACTGATCACTCCCCGCCCCACCCCAGCCCGTCTATCAGCAGCCAAGGGAGCCGCGAGTGTGTCCAGTGCTAGTACTTGATTATTGTTGTCGCCCGTTAGTTTACATCCGTCCGACCGGTGACTTCGGCTTAACTGTATACACTGACACACcgtcgcctcccttccctccctcctgccactCCTTTTCTCGTGCCAGGGACCGACTGCGCGAGGGTCCTTACAAGGTCAGCAGGATACCCTACTCAAATGACCCAGCGCTCTGCGACGTGATGAGTATGAGGGTTCGACGTCACGTGTCAGGAACCTTCGGGCGATTAATTCTAGTTAAGGAACCGTGGGAGGCAAGGGTTAGATTATTTATTCTTGTTAAAGTACGAAAAATTCATTTTCTCTCCTGTCTATTTTGATGCCCGTCTGCCTGTCATGTCCAGCTGATTCTCTCTCccacgctctcgctctctctctctctctctctctctctctatctatatgtttacctacctacccatcttggtatctatctatcaatcaatcaatctatctatctatctgtctatctatctatctatctatccatctatctatctatctgtagcAAAGAAACGAAAGCAGAATGCATGAACGTGCCACTATGTAAGTATTCAGGGGTtcagtatacgtgtgtgtgtgtgtgtgtgtgtgtgtgtgtgtgtgtgtgtgtgtgtgtgtgagagagagagagagagagagagagagagagagagagagagagagagagagagagagagagagagagagagagagagagagagagagagagagagagagagagagagagagagagagagagagagagagagagagagagagagagaagcaagataTCATCCAGCGGACGCCATAAGTTTTGCACTAATAACACCGCTGGACGAAGAGATTGCTTGTCGCTTTTCCAGGACACCATTGTCTCGCATCACACACTGAGCCTGGCGCGACGTCGTCACCAGAAACAACAATACCCGCTGAAGCAACGCCGTGGCGGGGCAACGCAACACCCTGACCGACCTACCTTGACGGACACCACAGAAAGGCTTTTAAATTCTAACTTGGTCTTTTCTGCTTTGCGTGATATTTTATAGTAATAGATTATTAGCGTCCTTGACTACTAGTTTTCCCAAAGCAACACCTTGACCGACCCACCTTGACGGAGACTCTAGAAAGGCCTTTAAATTCTACCTTCGTTTTTTCTACTTTGAGTGATGCTGTATAATAATGGATTCTCAGTGTCCTTCTTCACAACTTTTTCCCAACGCAACACAGTGACCGACCCACCTTGACGGGCACTTCAGAAAGCCTTTTAGATTATAACTTGGTCTTTTCTGCTTCGCGTGAGGCTCTATATAAAAAGGATTCTCAGCGTCCTTCATCActgcttttcccttctccttgttCCCCTTCTCCCGCGCCAGTCTTGGGGCCTAAGGGGTGTTTGGGCCGTTCCTGTTTACGCCGCTCAGTCCCGGGAGCTCCTGGAATGTTAACAAATTATGGTAATGAGCCTTGGAGTTGTGTGTGGGTGACGGCGTCTGTCTGGTCGATggctggagaagggaggaggggaggggatgatgaCGTTCTCGAGAGATAGCATATTTGTTTGATCCTGAGATGCGTGTTAGTGCGAGGCGCCATGGCTCTATTTTGTCATGCCCGTATTCTTAATTGTATCCTTATTCACGTAGAGATGTTTATTATAAAGTCGAAATTCCACACTGATAAAATCATATTTTACGGGACTTTTCATGTGATAAAGTTTTTTTCTTGTAATTGTGTTATATAATCTCAGTAATtttctgtatgtttgtttatttgtttgaatgtttgtttgtgtgtgtatcggTTTGCCTGCCAGTCTTTCTGCgtcattttctttatctgtcttttttttctgttcattagAATATATCACCGGTCTTCGTACTTATGTCCGGAgtgttaatgaaaatatataacaacatTGATTGACTGGAATGCGTGCGctgttatttttccctctttttgcgTGTGTGACGAATATCTAAGAGGCCTTCCCGCGACACTTGCCTCAGCCTGAGCCAGACGGCGAGGTAGTCAAAGGCAGAACCAGAGCGGGAAGGCTGCCTGCTGGAGAGAGGAAATTACCCAGCACAAAGACAGGCCCGTTAGCCACTCCCCGGCGAATAACAAGTTCCTGAACGGTTGTCACGTCACTGATATCTTTGGTTCACTCTTACTAATTTCAAGGCAGAAGGAAACAAGTCTCCCTAGTAAAATggaaattctctctctttttaccatgtatgtatctatgtattttgtatatgcatgtatatatgtatgtatgtatatgtatgtattatctatatctttctaaatctatttatctatctatatctccatctatctatttgtctatatatctgtcactctatctatctacctatatatatattttattttttttgtgtgtgtgtgtgttttgtgtgtgtaaactttctaaataattctctttttctttacaggACAGccatgaacatgggacccaatATATTTTTGCTGACTGCTCTCTTTGCAGCTACTTATGGTTCGTGTCTCATgttctttttatgtgtgtgttagtgaaaTATCTTTGTAGCACACGTTGCATGTGAAAGATTCCGTCTGTAAATGTAGATGTAAGCTGGACAGTAGTAGCAGTTATACTCTTCTGGCATTTTGTATTATTTACGAGTTCAACTTTCCAGTAAATACTTTTCCATTGCCAGTCATGCAGTACTACAAAAAAATATCACTGAAAATCGAAGTCATCTTATTCTGAGCTTTTCTAAAGACACAGTGTTGTAGTTGCTTCATTACATTTACATCCTAAGCTTAGTAGCAGAATGCTATAAGCTTGCAGATAGTGAAAATATGTGTGACAGCTGACTTTCTATCGAAGCTTGGGATGTGTTCAGATTTACTACTTTGTAGTGAGTAACAGTGACAACTAAGTCGATATTATAGGTTATAAAGAGTGTTCAAGGAACTGAAACAACAAAATCTAGCCGATAAATAAATTAGAAAAGATAATACATCTTGTTAGTCTTTTTACTTCAAACTTTTCAGAGATTCAGCACGTTTcttaacgtattttttatataaaaaaaacaatcatgCTCAAATACACTAATGGGTATAGATAAAAAATATAACATTAAAACCTGCATTCTGTTTTATAAACCTACGGACGCAATGCCAGTGTTTCAAGTTTTAAATTAAATTGTCTTTCATATTGATGTGGCTAGGAAAGTTTGCACTTTGGTTACTGAGTAAATATTAAATCCCTCAAAATAACGCCAGAACACTGTTATTGGAAAGTAGAAGTGGATCAACTTAACAACTTTTTAGGATATTGTGCAGATTTCTGTAGCCACTTTTCACACCTTGCTAATGTTGACAGAACACTCAGCAAAAGGAAAGTGATTGGACGATATGGATGTGGCCAACCACAAATGCCCATCCAGGTATCGTAAGGACTCTGTGATCCTGCATAAAAAAATCCCTTTACTACTCCTTAGTAAAGCAAAAAAATTGAAGTTATTTGAGCACTATTCGAAAAGGGATAGGTGCTTGCATTATTTACATAGTCTGCTGGAGATAACAAGTAATCTTAAACTCTGTAGTGGCATAATTATCACACTGGTCTAGcgaatgcttttttttcctttgcagcAGGGACTTTGGACAAGCCAGCCCTGAGGTCAGGACGCACCGCAAAAATCAATAGAGAGTGGCGACAGTCTCCCGGAAGAGGCACATTCTCAACAGCTGGGACAGCTGCTGGCAACAGCCTTATCAAGCCACGCCAGCTGTCTTGCACAGAAGAAGGCTTTTTTCCCCTACCAGGCTCATGCCATAACTTCTATCGATGCGTGGACATGAGCGGATTGAAACTGCGCTTCTCGGTTTTCAAATTTGACTGTCCCTTTGGCACTGTGTTCGATGACGACCTTGATATATGCAACCACCCGTACGCCGTGAAAAACCCCCCGGAATGTTCAGGTGCCATGGCCAACCTGCCCCTCCCTGAACCACCGGGCGTGGACGGTCCAGGGGGTACCGGAAGCACTGGGGGTGTCGGAGGAACCGGGGGTACTGGCGGTACTGGAAGTACCGGAGGTACAGGAGGCACCGGTGGCGTTGGAGGTACAGGAGGCACCGGTGGCGTTGGAGGTACAGGAGGCACCGGTAGCGGTGGAGGTACAGGAGGCACCGGTGGCGTTGGAGGTACAGGAGGCACCGGTAGcggtggagggacaggagggaccGGTGGCGTTGGAGGTACAGGAGGCACCGGTAGCGGTGGAGGTACAGGAGGCACCGGTAGCGGTGGAGGTACAGGAGGCACCGGTAGCGGTGGAGGTACAGGAGGCACCGGTGGCGTTGGAGGTACAGGAGGCACCGGTAGcggtggagggacaggagggaccGGTGGCGTTGGAGGTACAGGAGGCACCGGTAGCGGTGGAGGTACAGGACCCGAACGGCCAGGAGGCATTGGAGGTACTGGAGgcgttggaggaccaggaacaccaggAGTTCCAGGAATACCAGGAGgcgttggaggaccaggaacaccaggAGTTCCAGGAATACCAGGAGgcgttggaggaccaggaacaccaggAGTTCCAGGAATACCAGGAGgcgttggaggaccaggaacacctggagtACCAGGAATACCAGGAGgcgttggaggaccaggaacacctggaataCCAGGAagcattggaggaccaggaacacctggaataCCAGGAATACCAGGAagcattggaggaccaggaacacctggagtACCAGGAATTCCAGGAAGCGTTGGAGGACCAGGACCCGTATGGCCAGGAggcattggaggaccaggaacacctggggTACCAGGAATACCAGGAGGCGCTGGAGGACCAGGAATACCAGGAGGCGTTGGAGGACCAGGAATACCAGGAGGCGTTGGAGGATCTGGAACACCTGGAGTACCAGGAATACCAGGAGgcgttggaggaccaggaacacctggagtACCAGGAATACCAGGGGGCATTGCAGGACCAGGACCCGTAGGGCCAGGAGGCATTGGCGGTACTGGAGGCGTTGGAGGACCAGGGGGCGTTGGAGGAGCTGGAACACCTGGAGTACCAGGAATACCAGGAgccattggaggaccaggaataCCAGGAGgcgttggaggaccaggaacaccaggAGTACCAGGAATACCAGGAGgcgttggaggaccaggaacaccaggAGTACCAGGAATACCAGGAGgcgttggaggaccaggaacaccaggAATACCAGGAAgcgttggaggaccaggaacaccaggAGGCGTTGGAGGACAAGGAATACCTGGAACGACTGGAGGAGCAggtacacctggaacacctggagtaattggaggaccaggaacacctggagtcattggaggaccaggaacacctggagtcattggaggaccaggaacacctggggtcattggaggaccaggaacgcCAGGAACACCgggagtcattggaggaccaggaactcCAGGAACACCTGGAgccattggaggaccaggaacacctggagtcgttggaggaccaggaacaccaggaacacctggagtcatcggaggaccaggaacatcaggaacacctggaacacctggagtcattggaggaccaggaacacctggaacacctggaacacctggagtcattggaggaccaggaacacctggaacacctggagtcattggaggaccaggaacacctggaacacctggaacacctggagtcattggaggaccaggaacaccaggaacacctggaacacctggagtcattggaggaccaggaacaccaggaacacctggagtcattggaggaccaggaacacctggagtcattggaggaccaggaacacctggaacacctggaatCATgagaccaggaacacctggaacacctggagtcattggaggaccaggaacacctggaacacctggaacacctggagtcattggaggaccaggaacacctggaacacctggagtcattggaggaccaggaacacctggaacacctggagtcattggaggaccaggaacacctggaacacctggagtcattggaggaccaggaacacctggaacacctggagtcattggaggaccaggaacacctggaacacctggaacacctggagtcattggaggaccaggaacatcaggaacacctggaacacctggtgtcattggaggaccaggaacacctggaacacctggtgtcattggaggaccaggaacacctggaacacctggagtcattggaggaccaggaacacctggaacacctggagtcattggaggaccaggaacacctggaacacctggagtcattggagga
This genomic window from Eriocheir sinensis breed Jianghai 21 chromosome 34, ASM2467909v1, whole genome shotgun sequence contains:
- the LOC127007196 gene encoding uncharacterized protein LOC127007196; translation: MLTSQIFSVVVSVSGPKVVTSPEPISVFGVAVPKSGPSVVSDVRGVVLADASRCARCSRSTNSSYTSRCSRYSWSSYTSRCSWCTRCSRYSWSYNNSRCSWSSNTSRCSRCTRCSRYSWTSNAAGCSRCTRCSRYSWSYNNYRCSWSPNTSRCSRCTRCSRYSWSSNAAGCSRCTRCSRYPWSSNAARCSWSSNDSRCSRCSWSSNDSRCSRCSWSSNDSRCSWSSNDSRCSWSSDDSRCSRCSWSSNDSRCSRCSWSSNDSRCSRCSWSSNDSRCSRCSWSSNDSRCSRCSWSSNDSRCSRCSWSSNDSRCSWSSNDSRCSRCSWSSNDSRCSRCSRCSWSSNDSRCSRCSWSSNDSRCSRCSWSSNDSRCSRCSWSSNDSRCSRCSWCSWSSNDSRCSWSSNDSRCSWCSWSSNDSRCSRCSWCSWSSNDSRCSRCSWSSNDSRCSRCSWSSNDTRCSRCSRCSWSSNDTRCSRCSWSSNDSRCSRCSWSSNDSRCSRCSWSSNDSRCSRCSRCSWSSNDSRCSRCSWSSNDSRCSRCSWSSNDSRCSRCSWSSNDSRCSRCSWSSNDSRCSRCSRCSWSSNDSRCSRCSWSSNDSRCSWSSNDSRCSWCSWSSNDSRCSRCSWCSWSSNDSRCSRCSWSSNDSRCSWSSNDSRCSWSSNYSRCSRCTCSSSRSRYSLSSNASWCSWSSNASWYSWCSWSSNASWYSWYSWCSWSSNASWYSWYSWCSWSSNASWYSWSSNGSWYSWYSRCSSSSNAPWSSNASSTANASWPYGSWSCNAPWYSWYSRCSWSSNASWYSWYSRCSRSSNASWYSWSSNASWYSWSSSASWYSWYPRCSWSSNASWPYGSWSSNASWNSWYSRCSWSSNASWYSWYSRCSWSSNASWYSWNSWCSWSSNASCTSNASWPFGSCTSTATGASCTSNATGPSCPSTATGASCTSNATGASCTSTATGASCTSTATGASCTSTATGASCTSNATGPSCPSTATGASCTSNATGASCTSTATGASCTSNATGASCTSNATGASCTSGTSSTASTPGSSDTPSASGTPWTVHARWFREGQVGHGT